CGATATTAAAATTTACCTTAGATGGCTCTCACTGTCTAAAATACAATTATGGCATGAAGCTAAtaagaagataaataaaaaagggtCAACCTTCTTAATTATGCGTTTCCAAATCTGCCGATGCTGGATCGTCTCTGGCTGTACTATGTAGAGTCCCTGAGATCCtatggttcaccggcttgcttctcaagtggatagcgccggttcaaacttgcaccaacgagttatttattatcttaaatgcagtttccactaacacagttggctcgagtcGGCTCGACCGTTACAGAcgatgatacggctcacctatcacgcttaacagaaagctcggtgaggtgtgggtacttgttcATATTGCAATGAATGTATCACTCACTGGAATGCACTCGTGAGCTATACTCAAGACATGTTATGGTTTCAGGCTGGGTGCGCGCAGGCTCAGACATCTGCTACTATCGCAACAGCTACCATTACGCGAACCTGAAGAATCACAACAAGTGTTACCTGACCGTCACGTTCAACATTGAGTTCCCACACTCCAATGATGTCTGCTACCTCGCCTATCACTTCCCCTTCACTTATTCCATGATGATGGTAAGTAACTTTaccaagatttatttatttatcataaatgTAGTGCAAAATTTGTTACAAGCAAAGCATTCAGTGTGTTTTTGCAAAATACGAGTAtccattgctatttgacatattaaTTAAGCAAAGaaattacaattttacaattaaaaatacatacatacaactgTAATAAAACCAATTGCTCTAGTAATGCGGCGGTCCCAAGAGTCCCAACACTAAGCTCAGCTATAGTATGTCAAGCAGCAATGGATAAACTGAAACCACGAGTTCATCCAATTATACGAAATGAACGAACGAAACAAAcaacaggggagttaaaaacgacacatcaaagcaattcatctaaaaacgaaTTTTGCAATTTGATACTTCTTgacattgctttttaggtgaattgcttctatgtggcctttttaaccacccagaTCGAAATCTGCAAATAAACATATAAGTAAGAACTTTGCTGCGAAGTAAGGATTAGGAATTTAAATATTCCTTATAAATCAaaggatataaaatataaaggaTATAAATAGGAAATAAATCAAAGGATATAAAGGATATTCCTGTAAATATACCTTATAAATCAAAGGACTGTTACAGTTTAAGAATATTGTTTTGCCATAGAtcataaaatacctactaattGCCTACCAagtagcgactacttacttacttgacaAGCACATAAGAAACCTTTTACTTAatgaaaagttaatttaattccATTGACTGTAGAATCATATCTTCATCAGAATCCTGGTATAAACATAGCTAACATGAATCCAATGTACTCGTTTTCAGACCCGCATCTGGCAATGGAGCCTGCAAATGCCGCCCGGAGCCTACCTCCGCGCGGAGCCTCTCTGCTACTCCCTCAACAGCAACGAAATCCCACTCCTCACTATCTCCGCTGAAGATACTCCCACCAATCCTATCGTGGTAAGAACTGGCATTTACTTGATTCTGCTATTCTGTTCAtgattatttagatatttcaccTCTATTATGTGGAATTCCAAGGAACTGCTGACTGCACTAACAGAATAGTGATGAAGTGATGCTCCATTTCCTGGAGCATCATAAGTAAaagtatattacttttcacataAATCCATTCAGGAAATATAGTACGGAGTTCGTAGGATAACCCTGATCTTCGATATTCGTAATCAAAGGCTTTATTGCAAACTAATTCGACATCtcctctttattttattaaaccatAAAAACTAgcgtcaaattaaaattaaaaatgccgTTCCTGTCATGCTATATTCCAGGACCGAGACATCATATTTCTGACGGCAAGGGTGCACCCGGGAGAAAGCAACGCGTCGTGGGTAATGGACGGCACGCTTGGGTGTCTGCTTGGTGACTCGCCAGCCGCCGCCGCTCTCCGGGCCAAGTACGTCTTCAAGATCATTCCCATGCTCAACGTGGAAGGCGTTATCAACGGCTGGTAAGTCTCAAGATTTAAGAAAGACAAACACTACTCACGCCATTTGCGGTATTGGTTTGTTAGATCTATAAAATACTCTGCAGAATATAACTTACGTTATGCTTGGTATGATAGACAACGATGGATAAGTATGATAAGCCGTGTGTTCACAGGTTAGTTTATTGACATACAAATAGCCATCATGATGGAAACGGCGAAATGCTTGGGTTAAGCAACTGAATCGAGTTTCATTCATGAGTTGCTGACGTCATGTTACTATATTTTAATGTCTACATTTGTACGATTATTTACATACATGTTTATTGGATTACTAATCTATTAGTATAGACGCCTTTATTGATTTTTGAAATGAAACAAACGTTTCTTATAAAGTTTAAACTTTATTAACTTCGCTACATCACTATTCTTTAAATTCTTGAGTCTCAACTTACTATACTTAACTAGGTACGTCACGTATATAAACACTATCTTATATACCACTATTTCGATTGATATGTCCAAATATTTTCGTACGGCCTTAattttcttaaattaaattaatacactTTACGGTTTAAATGAAAATACCGGAGATCTGACACACCTACATACTTATACTTAGCgaagttaggtacctatattcgTGGAATACTCATTTTGTGATATTCATTCAACGATATTCGAAGACGGAGGCAAGTCGCATATAGCGAGTCGCCAGCACCTTCACGAGTTATATTGCCCCATAAAAACCTTAGTCCCCAGTCGAAGATTGATCACTAAGCTTGACGCTTTAGGATTGTAGAAATCTCATTTACAGATATAGATAAAATCAAGTCTTATAACACCCTCAACATCTATACCCCTCTTCTATTCGCTTCTCGAAAAGCTTGTCCCTAATGAAATAAGTAATACTTTTGGTAGAAAAAATGCTAATTGTCATGAAGAGTGAAGCTAGTCCCGCCGAGCCGGTCGCTAGTAGGCGGGGGGCGCCAGCATGCCGCTGGCGTGGACGGAGTGCTCGGTGGCGGGCGGCTCGGCGGTAGACGGCGGCGCCTCGTCCGCGGCCGGCGCATCGCGCGCTTCCTGCGACAGGTAGGCCGCCGGGTCGTCGCCGACCATGCCGTCGTCCTCCTCGTACGGACCCTGGGTCGGCTCCTCCTTCTGCTCCTGCTCGTGGTCGTGCGAGTGCGCATCTGACGCTCTGGAATAGTGTGAGTCGATCTGCGGGGGTGACTTCAGCAACGCGTTAGTCTTGAGGTGTGGGGACTGGAGGCCGTCGAGCGAGGAGGGGCGCAGCTTGCCGATGAGGTCGTTGAGGGTGAAGTGTGTGGGCAGGTGCTCGGagcgcggtggcggcggcgacgacGACGTGAGCGGGTGCGCCGTCGTCGTGGTCGTCAGCGACAACGGCTTCCTGCCGGCACGAGACACGACCCTCACGTTAGAGAGCCGCTTGCGAGCTGACTAAAATGGTCGTCACTTGCCGTGACTGGCGATTTTAGTCAGGTtaagtaacaaaatataaattaaagttAGTTAGAAATCAACAAACATGTAGCGTAACAAGTATCGCTAGAGATACCAAGCAAAGCCCCCTTCACCCACCCACCAAATGGTTGTCATTAATTTTGAAAGGAATGTTACTTTGTAATACGTGAAACCAATTTTAATGGCCGAAACTATGTAATCTGGGTGTAGGGCTCTTGTTTGGTGGTTGGGTTGGCGCAGAGGCCTAATCCCGCGGGCCCGCGCGCTTTGAACACAATGATCTCAGACAACTCGTAGACTACATGAATCACATTTGACTAAGTCAGTGTTAGCACATTTACTACTTGGCAACTAATACTACTAGCGTATGATGAAGTCCTGAAGTAGTTTGAGGACTTGAAAGATTCCTTGGAAGGTAGAGTGGGGCTTGCGCGCGGCTAGCCGGGGAGCGGGCCTCCGGAGACGGCTGGCATCTCACCTGGCATTACCCCTGCGCAGAGGAGACCGGGATGGAGCCGTAGTTGTAGTAGTAGCAGCGCGTCTGCTCGCAGATGAAGTCCTTGATCTCCCCGCAGTGCTGCGGCTCCCAGTGGAAGGTCGGTGCCTTGAGGGCCACGCACCCGTTCGTCATGACGTGCTCCGTCCTGGAATACAGACTAGTTTCTATGCAATAACTGTTTACAAACAGCAATTCTGCAGTTTGACATTACgtaattaagtatattcatCTTCTCCTCcaaaaaaaactgtcaaaaaaagGAATTCATTATTATGGGCCACGATGATTTGAatcaaaatatttgattttggtGATTCACCAAAAATATCTTTTGTAGCCTCCCTGTGGTCCTAACTTAAACTTCTTGAAACGGTTGATGCAGAAACCGCAATAGTGCATCTGTGATTGTAAGTCCAAACAGGCAATCAACAAATTGAATGCCTCTGAACCCGTTATGCAATCTTATGATGGGTTGATGACAGTAAGCCTTTTATGGCGACGAGTTAATCGTAATCAGCGAAGTGCATCGTGGGAAAATCTTACAAGTGCTCAGTAATTTTCTGGATATAATGCACGTTCCAATGGAGAAGCAAAGAAATTGCTTTCTcatgataaaaaatacattccTACAATCAAACTCCTTATCCACTAGGAAATAATACCTTATGTCAAAGTTTCAACAGAATTCACACATTGCCACTAAATGGTCATGGGAAAGCACAATCACCCCTGTATGACCTGACGGGCTTTAACTAACTCAATATCTTAGATCTTTAATCATGGAATTATTGTTTTCCCATCCAATAACAATGCAGTATGAGGATAATGCCTTACAATAAACATGTCAATCACAATATGTAATTGATACTGAGTCAGAAAAACAAGAATAATAAATCTTTTCACATGACTATGACTACTTATCGCAAGAAAAGACAAAGCTTAAAGACGGCAAAaggcaataaaataataattaaccaTTAGTAATAGATCTACATTCAGTAACGGAGAAACAATGGTAGAAAAAAATAGATCATCGTAAGAGTACGTACCCATGCCTAGCTGTGCGTTGAGGGGCGGTGCTTCCTTGAGGTACGTCAAGAGGGTCCATGCTGTCGTCAGTTGGCTGGCTCGGAGCGTCCATAGCCATACGCCGCATGTAGTTGAAAGTGGCATTGAAGGGCAACCCTGTGCTCATCCAGAGATACATATCTGTGCCCAAATTATTACCCGACGTCCAGAAATCATACTTGTTGTAGCCTGAAAAGTAATCGAAACAACAATTTCACAAAAAGGAACTAAGAAAACGGAAATTCAAGTCAACTGTAACTTAAGCGTAAGTGATACACAAAAAGCGAATAGTGAAATAACAAATATGTGTTAAGTTGTAAAATCTACTTGCAgcataataaaagaaataatatgtCATACTGGAACATTACGACGCTGATAGTAACTCCGAAAACATGTCTTGTTATTTCATATTTGAAATTGCAATAAGCAAGCGTCTGTAGGAATGCTGTTGAGTAACTAGACAGAAAATAATGTACAAGAAGGGAAGCAGAGATTCTTACCTGCATTAGTGAGGTATGTCGTGATTGAATCCGCCTTTTCCTTCGTCTCAAAAGACGCTAACTGCAATCCTAATGATCTGAAATCACAATGGCAAGAATGTAAGTTCTAACATCCCTTAGTAATTATAGAGTCAGAAGAAAACACAGTGAAAATTATCATTAAAGATTGAATAATAATGGATAAGTTATCAGGAAGACGGTATTATACGATCGTGAGAACGCTAAATGAGATCtactatatttatgttatgtataaactACAGCTATTTGAAATGAACAaccaaacaaatatttatttatttatttaggtacacatacagcaatacatattaaactttatttttgaatatgaaaatatatttataagatACACTCAAAGAAATAGGTGACAAACAACTATTAATTGCATACAGTGAACCGTGGCCGATAGtagacaaataaaaatacctaataatatacAATCAGTAGCTCGTCATACCGGATCCATAAATGAGACTTAGCGAAATAACTATTCTAGGTAAGTAAGCATATTCAGCTATTAGCCGGTACGACGGGAGAGCATCGCGGATCCTGTTCAGTGCGAGGCAATTTATTCGCTAAAGACAGCCTTGGCCTTGCACCGACGGGACTACATTCCAAGTCCAAGTTCAGAAAACTCTAAGAGATTAAAATCCCCTGGCGGCATCTCATAATCGCCGATCAACGTGTTCAGTTATACGAGTATGTTATAATGTTTTATAACTTGATTGGATTCCGTATGGTGACGTCTATGTAATATTCATTCTGACTGACCGTATCGGAAGAAAGCAAATTTTCAACAAAGTAGTCGCAATGTTGCCGGATTCCCTTCAACTCTAAAAGGCTGCCATTACATTAACTTGCCTCAAATGCGACGTTAATAATGAGTGGCGTTGATTGACACAGAGCCCTTACTGTTTTCCTGGCCTTCCGTGTGGTACGTTATTGCATTACGAAACGAAACACGTTCCGATGTTTTTACGATGAATTAAAACATCATAAATTATACAGTACTTGCATTCATCATGAATGTCTGCACCCGTTCGGTAGCATTGTACCTTCTTCGTCGTTCTTTGACGCCATGACATGCCTACCGGCTTGGGGATTTTTTGTTAAAGTTACCATCGCATCGCATTAAGCTATACAGTTTTAAGTGagttaacttaaaacaaaatttataacCGCACCTTGCTTCTTTACGGAAGcttcaatataaaataatgaacaCATGACATTCCACTCAAAAAGCTTGACATTAAATGAACAGTATTTTCCGGTTTCCATATCGGGTCATATTTTTTAATCACGGCCGTATCAATTGGTTATTTTTTGCTCGTAATGCTGTGATAATGTGATAAAAAAATCGCAAATGGCTGTCGGGTATCCTCGTCGCGTTTGTACCGTTAACTCCTTTTTACTGTCGCGATCTGAGGGACCGTAACGCGGCGGAGCAGTTTGTAAATTATCCACGGGTCCCAGTCCCGCTGCTGCAATGGTGACACCACATTTCATCTCGCTCGACACGCCTCGATACGCAAGTCAACTCGGATGACGAATTTGCATCAGTTTTTACCTCAATTTTCATATCATTTGATATCGCCCTCCTTATGAGACGTGACCTTAATCGATTGCTTCTTCAGTTTGTGGCGATACCCATAAACGACGGCCACTCTAAAATGTCACGAATTGTATTCCCAGAGTCGTTAAGAATAAATAGGTCGTGACTGACGCGAAGGAAGGACATCGTGACCGACCAACAAGGCTACTGACCTTTCATTACAATGCACGTGGTCTGATTTGGATCACGGAATGAATAGGTACGGTATCTTTCAGTAGGTAATTGAATAGCGGATTTTGCTCATTGAAGAATTTATAATATGATTGTGCTCCTCCTATTTTGCTACATTTTCAAATTCGCTGTCAAATGGAAACTGCCGCTGTGCAGTAAAATGGCCTATTATTCTTCTCGTGGTTTTGTACTAAACAAAAGCCTGAAGTACACGCGGTCATTTAGCCATTCACAGGACGTCAATGCGTGGACACGGATTACCTACAAATCTCCGTGCTATGGCATGTGGGTGTTAAACGTCGGGAACGGCTCGCGGAAGTGTCTGAGCGAGGTGCCGATATTGTTCTCGAGTTTTCCCAGAACCTTTAACGGGAATGCAAATGTCCCTGCACTTCCTTGTTGCGAAGCGTTCAGGGCGAACATTGGTACCTAAGCggctaagtacccacgcttgtTAACGCCCGCTGAAGTTAGTTACGGCAGGAACAGGaccgatacgacacgacagaTAGGGATTGCGAGTCACGTTGCAACTATTATATCTGCTGACTATCCCGTGAGAAATGGAAACCATAGATTTGCTGAGCCGTGATTATTGCCTGCGGCGATTGGTGCTCGATATCTGTAACGGGATCCCGCTGACTCCTTGTTTCTGGAGACAAATGTATAGGCAAGTAACGGTAACCCGCAATTCGCCATTTCTCAATAATGGAAACTATATCTTACCTGCAGTATTGGTAGGCTAGGAAGTAGTTGAGCTCCGGGCTGTAGGGATTCATCCTTGAGATGAAGTATTGTACGCCATCGAGCTGTATGGTGGTTATCCTCTGGGCtgcaacaaaaaaagaaacattgatTGATAATGTTAATATATTACAAATATACTGGTTTAGCATAACTGttttagaaattaaattaaatgaatgaaCAAGTTATACTTCTAACTGTACTGGGCATCAACTTTATAGTAACCAGTGCAAACCAGATATCTTGGACAAACAAAATTTAGTGCGAAGTTTTCAATCGCAATTTCGAAAACGAAGCGTTCATTGACATGACGTGAAGAGCTGTTTAAAGAGAGAAATGACAACGTTTACAGTGTTTATTAGCATTTACGATGTTTCCTTGCACTTTGCAGCTCACTTAGACGTCATTTTACGTCGCTTTTGACGTCTTTGTTTGAAGACGGGAGGACGGTCAAGGAATACATGATGCacgacaataaaataaaatacactctGTGTAAAGACTTATATTACTTTTTGGAAAACACTGGCATTCTTAAAGTTTTATAATGTCGAGTATTCTGGAGGGCAAAGGAATTCGGCATTATAATATTCAGTGTGGTTACGACAGGCATTGGTGGGAGGGACGTGTGACAATGAATGTTGTCACAGAATTAATATGACCCCGAGAGCGGCGTCCCTCCGCCATTCATCTTGCTTGATACAAGAGCGACGCCTCCGCTCGTTGCGTTGCACAACAATCTTATCTCACTCTTGTCCCATTTGCATTGACATTTGGATGATTATCTTTAGTTTAAAATCATTCAACATTATCTTATCAATATTCTTCATTAACTATCTGCTCAAGTAATTCGTGGTAACCTATTATTGGCTCAATGACATAGCTTAAGActtattaaattgtatatattgttttgtagctgttggttacccaaatataaataaataaataaattcttcgGAAATGTTATATGAACGCTTAAGTATAATGGTATTCTTATTTCAACACAAACTTAATTCTTAGGTTTGTTTCGTATCAAAAGTTGCTGCTAGTTGTCTTTTGTACCCATTGATTGTACCTATGCCCATGCTATTAGGGATCATAGTCGTTTATGAAGGTGCTTTTTTGAGTTTagtttgtgtatttttaaaagtacattTTCAAATGACACGAATACCATTCCACAGCACAGTAAATAATTTTAACTGTTTCTTCCATTGAGAAGTAGAATTTATTTGCATAAAATTCACTCGTTCTCAATATTGTTTGCGTGGTGCGTACCTCGGTAACCTCGTATTGTAATGTGGAACATATTGGTCGTAAGTGCGTTGCGGTTAGCCCCAGTGCTTAATTAAATTCATTGCCTGACTCTTGTAGCGGTCTACCGCAAAACTTTATTACCTTTGCTACCTAAATGGACGATTTAAAAATCGATTCAACAGAAATACCCATTGACAATTCCTTTGTAAACACTGTTACGAAAACGCTGTGTAATATAGTAGTCGTTTCGTGATTAATGatcataaataaagtaaaatataatgatGCAATGTGAATAACACTGCGCTCGGATTATCGGTCATTTCATCATGATTGTCGAGTTCGATAGGAAATGCAACGTCATTTACTTTAAAAAGCATTATAAAGATGTAGCACCTATAAAATCCGGAACCACTTATACTAGCGTACATACCTGTCAACTAAACTTGTCAAAAGTATATATACAATTAACGAGTCGTTTTGCTTCAAATCATGCCTTGAAGAGATTAACAACAGTATCTATTCTCTAAAGACGCAACGATTACCCTCAGGTCTTCGAACCTAAACAAGCTTTATTAATAACCGTCGAGTAGGCGATTAATATACCGTAATTAAATGCATCCTGTGGCGTGTCGAACGCCGGTGGAAACGATCCTCCGCGGAAATTAACAGCGAAGATTTGATTTGCATACTCGTTGTAGACTCATTAATTGGTTTACAGATTGATAGACAGTTCACCTTCCGAGCACACCGTCAGAGATTAGAAAGAATTTACGGCCAATTAGAATGTCAACGTCTCTCTAATGGAAACACTAAACGCATATTTAAACGTCGCTGTCGAATACTTCACGTTGTCGGAAATACTTGACTGTTACCGGCATGTGTAAACATGCGTTTTAGTGCTCGAACGTGTTTAAGGTCTTACTCGGATCTTAAAGAGTGGCTTGTAGATGGCAGTGAACAAGCAGAACATGTACCCTTTAGAAGCGTTATTGCTTTTCTACAACTCGAGACAAGCAATTGTGCACGGGTACATCGTTAAGATGCTGTTGAATGTACTGCGCTCAACTGGGCTTTACTCGGCTATTAGAGACTGAACCCCCGATTGGAATCCATGCATAATGCAGCCTCATGCATAAACGATGTCGCGCTTTACTCGCGTACTTCGCTTTTACCTTTTATACGATCTTTTCACAGACGAATGCCGTAGTCTTGTTTAATAGCTACGACAATTTATCTTGCGACATTCTATCTTGAAATGGAAATGTATTGACAAGAACACCGAGTCCTATGGGAATCGCAGACTCAAAATGAAGAACAAGCACTCGAGGCAAAACACAAgcaataaatattgatttattgGGAATTCTATTATCCCCTAAAGTATAATTGAGACTGACGTTACGACACAAGAATACGCTATTAAGACGCAAGCTgtaaaatataaacatacattaaattgtttatgaaGATAGGCAATCACAAAAGCTGGACTGGAACGCGCTATTAATGTATGCTGCAGAAATGGTACTTCCAACCGTCCTACATGCCTTGGACATAGAAAAGCATTCCTTCAGTGTATAGCCAATCAACACTTTTAAAAGTTGTGATTAGGGTTTTGTATGTCATCTTGGCGGTGCGAGCGGGCGTTGGTCGGGCGGTAGACAATGAGCGACGCGCACGCAAGTCACATCGCCTGAGTCATGCGTGCGCGCCGCATACTGATTGCGCATCATCGCATCGACAGACCACGTACTGCCCAGGGTTGGCAGACGTCTGTCAATTAACACTCTTTTGTGAAAGCTTTCGTCTCGTAGTACACTTTACACCATGTTCTCAGCCCGTAAGatgttacaatttattttttatagacgCTTCCGCGATTCGTGTTGCTTTGAATGCTCATTTGATCTGGATATACTTGAGAAATTTCAATTTGTAGTAAAGTCGGATCGGATGTTGTTAAAATTTTATCTGTTACCTGCTGATGTTTTAACGCGTAAACTTAAACACAAACAGTAACTTTTGATCGTTCGGATACCTATAATAGTGATTTGTTTAAGTTGAATGACCCGTGTAAGCGCCAGGATGTCCGGATAAACGGCGTTGGTTGAATTTAATCGATCTCTGTACTATAATAGTAGATTTacatcttttaaaattataataacttccATTACACTCGAAAGGTCATAACAGAATTGAAACGATTCATCGTCGACTGACAATATACCTGCCACGACTTATTTGTAGTTGACTGGGGTTGGAACTTTGACGTTTGGGTTAACTTTGTTCAGTTGAATAAAAGGAGAATATAAAGCTAAaaatcatcctcctgcccttatcctcCTATATCCTCTCCTATATCCACCATCCTATATCCTCTAGGTGGGGTCGACACAACATGCAtttctcttccattcatttctgtcagtcgtcatctcagcaTTCACaactttcacacacatatccttctgtacaaaacccatccacactttcttgggttgtcccctacccctatatccatccacattcatactcataactttcctcgttatatgcctttcatcctTCCTCATCA
The Pectinophora gossypiella chromosome 2, ilPecGoss1.1, whole genome shotgun sequence genome window above contains:
- the LOC126373354 gene encoding uncharacterized protein LOC126373354 isoform X2 → MQLLLATCFLLFAATFGPAAAQRITTIQLDGVQYFISRMNPYSPELNYFLAYQYCRSLGLQLASFETKEKADSITTYLTNAGYNKYDFWTSGNNLGTDMYLWMSTGLPFNATFNYMRRMAMDAPSQPTDDSMDPLDVPQGSTAPQRTARHGTEHVMTNGCVALKAPTFHWEPQHCGEIKDFICEQTRCYYYNYGSIPVSSAQGKPLSLTTTTTAHPLTSSSPPPPRSEHLPTHFTLNDLIGKLRPSSLDGLQSPHLKTNALLKSPPQIDSHYSRASDAHSHDHEQEQKEEPTQGPYEEDDGMVGDDPAAYLSQEARDAPAADEAPPSTAEPPATEHSVHASGMLAPPAY
- the LOC126373354 gene encoding uncharacterized protein LOC126373354 isoform X1, coding for MQLLLATCFLLFAATFGPAAAQRITTIQLDGVQYFISRMNPYSPELNYFLAYQYCRSLGLQLASFETKEKADSITTYLTNAGYNKYDFWTSGNNLGTDMYLWMSTGLPFNATFNYMRRMAMDAPSQPTDDSMDPLDVPQGSTAPQRTARHGLYSRTEHVMTNGCVALKAPTFHWEPQHCGEIKDFICEQTRCYYYNYGSIPVSSAQGKPLSLTTTTTAHPLTSSSPPPPRSEHLPTHFTLNDLIGKLRPSSLDGLQSPHLKTNALLKSPPQIDSHYSRASDAHSHDHEQEQKEEPTQGPYEEDDGMVGDDPAAYLSQEARDAPAADEAPPSTAEPPATEHSVHASGMLAPPAY
- the LOC126373354 gene encoding uncharacterized protein LOC126373354 isoform X3; the protein is MNPYSPELNYFLAYQYCRSLGLQLASFETKEKADSITTYLTNAGYNKYDFWTSGNNLGTDMYLWMSTGLPFNATFNYMRRMAMDAPSQPTDDSMDPLDVPQGSTAPQRTARHGLYSRTEHVMTNGCVALKAPTFHWEPQHCGEIKDFICEQTRCYYYNYGSIPVSSAQGKPLSLTTTTTAHPLTSSSPPPPRSEHLPTHFTLNDLIGKLRPSSLDGLQSPHLKTNALLKSPPQIDSHYSRASDAHSHDHEQEQKEEPTQGPYEEDDGMVGDDPAAYLSQEARDAPAADEAPPSTAEPPATEHSVHASGMLAPPAY
- the LOC126373354 gene encoding uncharacterized protein LOC126373354 isoform X4; translation: MQLLLATCFLLFAATFGPAAAQRITTIQLDGVQYFISRMNPYSPELNYFLAYQYCRSLGLQLASFETKEKADSITTYLTNAGYNKYDFWTSGNNLGTDMYLWMSTGLPFNATFNYMRRMAMDAPSQPTDDSMDPLDVPQGSTAPQRTARHGLYSRTEHVMTNGCVALKAPTFHWEPQHCGEIKDFICEQTRCYYYNYGSIPVSSAQG
- the LOC126373354 gene encoding uncharacterized protein LOC126373354 isoform X5, yielding MQLLLATCFLLFAATFGPAAAQRITTIQLDGVQYFISRMNPYSPELNYFLAYQYCRSLGLQLASFETKEKADSITTYLTNAGYNKYDFWTSGNNLGTDMYLWMSTGLPFNATFNYMRRMAMDAPSQPTDDSMDPLDVPQGSTAPQRTARHGTEHVMTNGCVALKAPTFHWEPQHCGEIKDFICEQTRCYYYNYGSIPVSSAQG